The following nucleotide sequence is from Vulpes lagopus strain Blue_001 chromosome 1, ASM1834538v1, whole genome shotgun sequence.
ATTTGTAGTTGCATCTAATTCCATATTCCTCTCTGCTCTCAATTTCATCTTCTTGCTATTTCTCTTACTCATGTCGACTTATTTCTTAATCCCATCAACTGCTTTCTTCTTCTGTATTGACCTTATTGTGCACAGGCTTTCTTAAGTAATCAGTGGcaactaaaatgaataaaacagtttGGGAGTAGGCTTAATACTGCCACAAGCcagactttttcttttcacatttaccTGGATTTTTTGCTAGGtttatgggttttaaaaaatactcttgaGGAATAAATGCTGGCTCATTGGTAATCTCTCATTTGTTAAGGAGAAGAATTTTATTGGCAATCTTAATGGCATTTACTAGATTTGGGAATGAAAATGCCATTAGTCACAGAATTTGCTCAGACTTTCATGTAGACCTAGTGAGGTGGAAGAAATCTTAGTATTTTATGGTAAAAGGAGGATATAGTTTTTAGGATTCTGACAAGGGATATAACCACCATTTGTGGTGTAGTTTGATATGAAGATAACTGTATATTTTGCTCTAAGTGATTTGCTACAAATTTGTCCTGTGCACATAAGCCAAATATGAAGGCAGCATTATTAAAACTGGCATGTGCAACTGATATGTAAGTGAAGCTTCATTTGACTTGACTTTTTCTTTAATGGACCATAGATTGTGTTGGTAACACActattatgtattatatgtacTTGGAATAAAATGTCACTTGGCAGTTTGATGAAAGATGGCTAGATTTAAGTAGTTTAATACTAGGTAGACATAAGAACTTTATTGATGAATGGAAGACCTCTATCCAGCTGATATAAGAAGCAACTTCAGTCAGCCAGGTACCTAGGTTGAATTTACAATGTGAGTTGTGGAAAATTGAATCTGGGGAAATATTCTTGAGTTAATACCTTTAAAACTGTATACCTCTCCAAATTGAGATAAATGAGTTTGAGACCCAAAGTTAGCGGAGATCTTGGTCAAGTTAAGTTGGATTATTCACTGAATAACACTGTTGTTTACATGTTACCAGTATTAGAGCATTTATGTACATGACGAGGCTTGGATGACATAGTTGCATCATATTAGATGAAAAAGCATTGAGGCAAAGCATTCAAAACTATTCAGCTctttgggtggttcagtcggttgaggaccctactcttgatcttggctcaggcaggtcatgatctcagggtcctgggatagagccccactgCATGGggctcctcagcagggagtctgcttgaggattctctccctcttcccaccctcaCACGCATGTTCACATGAgttctttgtctctaaaataaatacatcttttaaaaattctttagctCTTTAGTTGATAGTATCAAGTTGGCAAAGGTGTAGTGCAGCTGGAACTCTCACATATATATAGCTGGTGAGCTGGTGTgaggatgtaaaatggtacaattaCTGTGGAAATGGTTTGTCAGTTTCTTACCATGCTCTTACCACATAATCAGGCCATCCAGTTCCtcttctaggtatttattcaagagaaatgaaattcaTCCACCTGTAGACTTGTACTTGAATGTTCATGGTagccttatttataatagccccaagttggaagcaattcaaatgtccattaaaaggagattggaaaaaagaaaaaaaagaaaaaaaaaaggagattggATAAggggtatgtgcatgtgtgtgtgtttatatatagaCACAATGGAGTactaattaataaaaagaaaggactTACTGATACATGAAACATCATgtatgaatctcaaaagcattttaCTGAATCATACACAAATCTATactttttatgattccatttatatgataaattttcaaaaaggcaaaaatgtttCCAATAGTGAAAGCAGATGAATATTATGGTAATGAAGGTGAGGGGTGAATAGGAGCATAGAACTTTTTGAGGTgataaagttctttattttgatagTGGTGGTTTCAAGACCTGTATGCATGCATTTGTGAGAACCTTTCAAGTTGTACAATTAAATtggtgaatttattttgtaaattatatttaaagattcCTTAGCTTGTTATAGCATCTCTTAAGTATTAGATTACCATCTAATAcaaagctaaattttaaaaggttttactaCATTAATCTTAGGCTATATCTTGTTTGACCCCTCTGTGAATCTTAGgaaacccattttttttccttttttttcttttctttttctttctttttttttttttttaatttaattttatttttttttataggaaacCCACTTCTATCAAGGTACTTAACTAAAACTGTTCAGGAGACAGCCATTTTATTTCACACTtggtatcttcatttttattttaatttttttattgaagtttgatttgccaacatatagtataacatctagtgctcatcccatggtaccttcattttattttattttttttaagattttatttatttattcatgagatacagagagaggcagagacatagacagagggagaagcaggctccatgcagggggcctgatgggggaatcaatcctgggactccaggatcaagccctgggccaaaggcaggcactaaaccgccaagccacccagggatcccggtaccttcatttttaaatcacagactatttcaaataaatggaaaagactgaaaatgactatttttaatagaaacaaaTGTTAAGATTCTGAAAAATGTTACAGATAAAGTACTCCTTATTCAGTCTTCCAGTGTGTAATTCTGTAGTGCTTAAGCTGCAGATTCTTGTATATGTAACAGGTTTGTTCACCCACAAAATTTACACAAATAGAGCTTCTTCACGGAATGTATCTTTTTGCAAATTTTTCTcagttaaaataatgaaattggcaGGATCTAAAATGTGTAAGGGGACTGACTGTCCCCTCAGAGTCTTCTTCAAAAGCCCTAAAAGTTCTTACTGGGGAAATAATACagtttgagaaaagaaatgggagaattaagtatatacctaaaaaaaaaaaaaaaaaaaacaaaacaaaaaaaaaccccaccagtattaaattttttaagtttaattttaaattaaatttaaaaaattttcatcttACACAAATCTTTAGCCTTCAAGTAAGCTTtcagttcattttaaaattaacacacCATTGTAGAATTAAGGTGGTGATCATTGCCAccttaatatttgtttaaatttgttttgggTTCGGATTAATACATTTAGGATGTAGTTTCACATGGATAATCTAGGAGCTAGGGTGGTTGTAGGAAAGTCTGTTTCGAGGGTAGTGGAAACCTCAAGggagggatttctttttttttttttttttttttgagaaagggagGGATTTCTAAAGAGGCTAAATAGTAACTCTATATCGAGTTACTAATCTTTCCAGAATGAACCATACTGGCCAAAGGATACACACTTGATAGGATTTTACCCGTTTAGATGGTTGTGGTTGAAGGTAATGGCACTGTGGTACAGTGGTTCTTACTGAGTACCTGTTATGTACCACTTTATGTGGGTTTTTACACCCAAGATTCAGTACAACACTTTTTGTTGTTAATGCTGTAATACTTCTCTTGGACTGACGGCCATGACCATTTAATGTATAGTAATTTTTTAGTTCCCCATCAACCTTGTCATTTTGTTTGACCTACTGTCAATTCTCACTGGTTTGTgcttatatatatacttatagtGCTCCCCACTTCTAATTATTTATGGTCTTTTCAAAGACTGTTTAATAGTTCTGTGTGTGATGAATAAGTAGCCTTtgaatttgggatttttaagaCTCTGAGTTAAACTAAATTGAATTAGAAGTTCACAAGACTCCCTTTACTTTGAATGAAAAACTTAAATTTGTCTTTTGCTAATCAGTGCTCAGAAAGAATGGTGTTGTAGGATATAGCTCAAATCTTGGTGGTGTGTATATGCTACTTCTGAATGAGTGCCCCCATTAATGCTGAAACAAATTCCTCAAGAATATCAGTTGTCTGgatattatttgaagaaaatattttcagtagaTTGATTGTACTAATTGTTGGAaacagccttttttttaaaacttcatagtTTTTATCTTCCcaattttttccttctagaaCAAATTCTGTACAACATAAAACAAGAGTATAAACGCATGCAGAAGAGAAGACATTTAGAAACTAGTTTCCAACAGACAGATCCATGTTGTACTTCTGAGGCACAACCACATGCATTTCTCCTCAGTGGACCAGCTTCACCAGGTAATAATAAACTTAGTAAGTGAAAGGAAATGTTACTTAGTATGGGAAAAGGTAATCTTAAATTGCCGTTAATCATTCAAGTTTCTGTTTCTCCCCCttggtttaaaaatgtttatacaaaTAATTCATGATCTTGTAGAATATGGTACAAAGTAAGTATTTGCTACCTGGATTCCCACTACTCAGAGACAACCACCTGGATATAATATCCCTAAGTGGACTTCCCCATAAGTGTTACGATTTGTAGCCTTcattaagacaaaaatattaactttctCTGTTAAGTGTAGAGGCACCTTACCATTGACTATTATGCCCTTTTATGAACTTCTCATAATTATTTAACCACTAATGAAGATAATCAGACTGAATTTCCGGTAATAAAAGTATTTACAAAAGTGTCCTCGTTCATGCACCGTCATACATTTGTCCTGTTAGGATAGATTCTTAAAGGTTTGCAAACTGGCTCTTAGTTTAgtaaaattctcagcaaaatagtTTTTCTTGTGACCAAAGTTGCCTGCCCcctttcatttcctcctcccaGCAGGGATAAGAAAACCTATCAGAATAAAAAACCATTCAGGGGCTGTTGGCTGGCTCTGTAGGTAGAGCATtcacctcttgatctcagggttttgagttcgagccctgcattggggggtagagtttactttaaaaaaaaaaaaaaaattcaaaggctATAAAATAGTCATGAAATTAGATACACATAAAATTGTTCAAAACTAAATTCTGCAGTATTCCTGCCAgtttgggaggtggggagatagGTGTGTACATGGGTGAAACATTGTTAGGGGGAGGTGAGGGTAGAGATTAGATTTATATCAGCAGGAAACTAAGTTCATCACAGTCAATTTATTTAGATCAATTAACTGGCAGCCTCAACTAACAAAGCTAGGAAGATAGCCTTCATAGTTACAAAGTTATTATACTTTATCTTGTGATAGACACAGCTCTAACAAGCATATTAAGTGGTCCCAGCCATGCATGttacaaaaaagtgaaaagaggaTTGGGGGTCCAGGGACAGATACACAGAGCAGGACAATTGATAGCAAATCTATGTATTTGAGTGTGTATAAAATACTTGGAGCAGTGTTAAAATAGATACATCATGTCATAATCCTGAGTTTTCAAAAGATTAATTTCAGAtgttcttttcaataaataatgatgTAAGTTTATTAAGTAGTACTTTAAGAGGAATGCATTCTGAAGAAATCTTTTATATCAAGTATCACTATCTGATGATGCTAAATGGCTGTTCCATTAATAATCTTAAGCACTCTGAACCATAAAATTTAATGTTGAATATTAGGATTATATTCACAGTATTTTTTACCTAGCTGTTACTCCTTAACTAAAAAACATAAGCTTTATTAAGTTTTGTTTGTATCTTGTACTTTTCTCCGATTACCTTCAgactttttactttataatttgaTTATATACATCTTGCTGTGTTTTTCTAGAGTTGTAAATAGCTGATAGTATTAAACCTGTTTTAAGACTCCTTGGGAAATACTGTGCtaaaaacttacagaaaatgCTTTCATATGAACACTGAAAAGATCCAAATGAAACCTCTGCATTtagaagatccttttttttttatatttttttttatttttagaagatccTTTTTATGATGGCTCTAAATCATGCTTTTTTTTGGGTTCATATTATACATAGGGACTTCATCTGCAACATCctcaccattaaaaaaagaacagcccTTATTTACTCTACGACAGGTTGGGATGATCTGTGAACGTTTGTTGAAAGAACGTGAAGAGAAAGTTCGAGAAGAGTATGAAGAAATATTGAACACAAAACTTGCAGgtatgaaattattttagaatctCCTAGAAGCTGTTAAGAAATGCATTATTTCCCACATGTCCTTAATGTCGGTTAAATTATCCTATCTATCCACTGGTTACAGTATGTTTTCTAAGAACTGGAGAATTTCAGTTCGAGAAAGGAAGTTAACTTTCCTGTTGCTCATGGCCCTCCTTAGTGACCTCAAGAAATAGTATTACTTAACCTTATAGATCAGGAACAGTATTAATGTGAACTAGATTTTTCTTTCGATATTCCTGTGCCGAACACTTGACTTGGCTATTCACCTCAATTTGCTTTTGGATTTTTAGACTACATCTTTCATGAGAACTTTCCCATCAGTCTAGACACATTTATTGTGTATGGTCAGTTAATGAGGATGTTTTTCTCCCTGATTTTTAAGCCAGATTCTACTGGGTattgatagtgtaagcttttttatTCTAAAGTCTTAAATGAAGGGGCTGATATAGGCAAGAGAATTTGCTTAGTTATGTAacgtatttttttcttttctttttttttctttttattttttttgtaacatcTTTTTCTGTGACAGTTGATTAGGCTACATGTGGATGCTTTTGGACATATTtgttaaacttttgtttttctgtttcctttcattgAAGTACTTccactcggggatccctgggtggctcagtggtttagcgcctgctttcggcccagggcgtgatcctagagtcctgggatggagtcccacatcgggctccctgcaatggagcctatttctccttctgcctgtgtctctgcctctctctctctctctccatgtgtctttcatgaataaataaaatctttaaaaaaaaaaatactgccactCATAGATCACTTACAGTAAACTTTCAGAGTAGAAAGATAGCCTTTTATGTTAAGAAATAAGCTCCTACCCTATACATGAGGTTGATTTGTACATTTGTAGGTTTCCTGACCAAGCTCTGTTTTTTGATTTGATAAAACTAATTACTATTTACAGAGGTTATGGGTCTGATTCAAAGGGCCAATTTAGAATTGTTTCACTATacatattagatttttttcagagtttatCTGGCTCTAATATATTAGtacattttgcaaattttataatTGATATGTACCTTTATTTATAGAACAATATGATGCATTTGTGAAGTTTACGCATGATCAAATAATGCGACGATACGGAGAACAGCCTGCTAGTTGTAAGTATCTCCATCTTTTATGGAGAAGACAATTACTGTAATTATCTACATACTCAAGAGAATTTAACAAAATCATGGAGAAAAAGGTTAGAGGAGGTAGGCAGCAAAACTTTAGTAAAGTTTTACTTTCATTTACTTAAATATGTAGGGCAGCATTGGGGTTGAAGTTCTGGTATGTCTTTGAATTTTGACCTGGACTTTGCactaattttccttttcctcccccttTAGATGTTTCATGAATCACGTTTTCTGCATTTGTGGGCTGCCTTGTTCCTTGTTGAGTTGTTGCAAGAGGTCCTAATTATGACATGCAGCAATGCCAATACCCCCCTGTGAATACAGGTTATTTCAAGCTTTCGTCAGTGGCAACCACTCTTAGGCAGCAACTGGTTTTGGAAATTACCCTGATGTCAGTACCATCTGGATGTGGACCTTTGCTACCTGTATTAATGCCAGTGGCCTCATTTGCTGTATCATTACAATTTGGCTTCTTATATTAATATGTTTGAAAAGGATTAAAGCTGGTATTCTAAGAACATGCCCTTCACTGGTTGTGTAAATAAAACTGTAGAATGACACTTCAGATGAAGTTAGTGTGATTTTAATTGTGCACTACAACCAAGCTGTAACCAGGTATTAATAATTTAGAATGTAATCCCAGGACATTATTAAGCAAATAGCCTACAGTGCTTCCTGTGAAATCGTGAAAGAGGGAGGGCATTTCTGTATTCCAGGACTTCTTGGGGTTCAGAAAGGATttacaggatttttttcccttaaattttttctttttttgggtagtttttatttattttatcagtctttttaacaaatgtttattgctgcatttttttcccccagtgtgtTGTCATTTTATTGGCCTTATATATAGTACTGGAATATAGCtggaagaataaaacatttacttCTAATCTGCTTTAATGTACAGATGGGTAGTATCTGAATAAAGCCAGTGTTTTAAATGTAAGCATTTTCCAGGAATCAATGAAGTTGATTTTCCAGTAAAATTTAAAGACCTTTTCATATACCAAATAATGTAAGATGTGAGTGCTATTTTCAAAACTGAGTTCTGATTCCAAATTGTTTATAACTGACCACATGATAGAATGTTACATAATAGATGTTTTAACAGCtgtaaatttttttcctccatggtATCAGTAgaatccaagtttttttttttaaagatgatagaTGAAAGCATGATTCAGCACCTTTAATTTCCTTTCCAAACACAGCTTTGTTACAATGAAGTGAGCAAAAAAATGCTTCAGTGATTTCTTTTGTTGAATTCTTTTAGCATATTTCCACTAATTAAACCAATCATAAATGTACTGgggcatttatatttataattgacCTAATTAgtggaagaaagtatttttttgcctttttaattttggtgattATACCTCATCAATTCCTTGTTTAAACAAGGCCAGGGCTTGAGGGCTTTCACAAGATCCTCAGATAATTCATATGCCCATTAAGTGCTTGAGAAAGGTTGGTATAGTGCAGGGTAGCCATAAATAAGGTGGGTAATTCTACCTAGTTTTAATGGACTGATAGAGATTCTCAACCTTAGCACTACTGACAGTTTGGGCCAGATCAGTCTTCATTGTGGGAGCCCTACTGTgcataggatgtttagcagcatttctGGCCTCTACCACTAGATGCCAACAGCACACCACACCACACccacccatcccaccccccacttgtgaccaccaaaatattgggatttcTAGGAAAATGCAGGCAGTAAGTTGAAACCTGGAGGTGTGGGAGGTGAgtgaatataaatacattttatccCTTAACCCCAGTAAGGACAAAAATGATCAACACGCTTAAGTAAACGTgtgaattttcatatatttaaattgatAAAAGAACTGGTTTTCAAACTTGGAGGGCAAGATACTAAAAGGAAAATCCGTACTGCAATCTCCACGGAGCTACAAGTAATACAGTTTTAATTCTAGATTCAAGTGGATCAAGAATAAAATTTCCTCTGCAGTCAAATTTCTGCCTATTTATTACCTTACCAAAAGGTAAATATGGGCTACCTTAATGATTTCCAGTAATTGTGTGAGGTAAtgccagaaaataagaaatgtaggCAACCTCTTGGATTTAATTGTAATTAGATGGACCCCAGTAGTTGATTACTCTAGTCCAAATACCAACCACAGTTAATCTCAGAAAGATATTAACTACCTAGGGATTCTGAATTTCCAGAGATCCCtgaaattacttttcaaagataAATAGCTACAGAATTACATGTGCTGTCATTCTTTTAGTAAAAGGCAATACTGGTATGGTATTATACTTAGGTTGCTATAACGTGTTCAGTAAATCCCAGATTAACAAGGCCATATCACCAggtataattctatttttgaggaaaaataggCATAGGCAAtctgagaaaaatagatattGGAGATTTAGAATATCAAAGTTATCTTTGGCTTACACCAAGAactctctctaaagaaaatagtaaatagaTGAAACATTAACAGatgagacaatttttttttttttttgtatcagcaGTATTAACTGGAGAGCTTTTAGGGAAGAGTCCCAGGTTCCAACTTCTTAGACTGCTCTGGAAGGTTATGGGGAGAGAAGCACTGTTGGAATCTATTTAGGTAATCCAAGCAGCCAGGGTTGGAAATAATTGTCTTGGTCTTATTTGGGTTCTCTGTATTCCTTTAGTTAAAGTTCTACGGTAACTGGTGTTTAATAAGCAAATATTCTGGTAAAGCACTGCCACCCTTGTCTATTCCTAGAATTGCTCTAGCAATTCTGTTCCTATACTTGCCCTAGGTAAGAAGGATTAGATCTAAGTCCCTGTCTCATTCAAAGAGTCTTCTCTACACTGCGTCCATTTTCTATTGGATCATTCCCAGAAGCACAGTAAGTAAataatgccattaaaaaaatgtctcgaggggctcctgggtggtgcagttgtttaagtgtcttgactctggtttcagcttaggtcacaatcttgggatcttgagatcaagccccacattgggctctgagctcagtgaggagtctcctgaagtttgtttcttcctctgcccctcctccgtGTTTAGTCACTCATTAAAATAAGCCTTAAAACAACTTTTGATCCTGTGGTCTTCATTTCACATCACACAATGTATGGCCTTCCCAAGACTAGTGGTAAGTTCGGACATTTGTTAGGTCATCTGATATGTGTTGCCTATCAGACCTTTCTCTACTACTCTGATTTCCACGTTGCTAAATCTTAATCAATATTTGATCTTGAAACACTCTTAAGTTGGCTTGTAAGATACCACACTTGCCTGATTTTCCTCCTACTTTATTGGCTCCCCTTCTTGGTCTGTCTGGTTCTTCTATATAACTTGTCTTTTTTCGTTTTCCCTGCTGCCCATTTTTCCAAATGTTAAAAACCAACATCTGTCCCAGAGTTTGACCTTGGCCTCCTTGCCGCCTCTGTTCATACTCCGTTTGGTGATCACATCTCATCCTAGAGACATAAGATTATATATTCACCTCTCTATGGAGACATTTCCACTTGGATATCTAATAAAAGTCTCAAAACTTAGGTCTAAAACCAAACTTACCTTTGCCTCTTGACTTTACCATCCTGATCATCATCCCCAGTTAATGGCATCTCTATTCTAGTTCTGCAGACAAAAAGTCCATCAAGTCTTGCTTGGTTCCATTCTAAAGTCTCACCATTTCTACTATATTATGTCTTGCTTAGACCATTCAGTGATTGCCTAATTGGtcattatttttgcttcattCATCTTTGTCTCCTCACCAACCATTCTAGTCTACTCTTCTAGCAGAGTGATCACTTAAAGCTCTAAGTCTTTTACCTTAGATGGCTTCCTACCTGATTAAAAATCAAGACTTTTCAATGGTCTACAGGGCCTTAAATTACATGTACTCTATCCTCCCTcccttatttaatttttgtctcCCATCTGCTCACCCTGCCTATCCCACATTGGCCAGCCCTGCTGGTCCTCCCATGTAGTTTACATACTCCTGCCTAAAGACTTTTTGTTACTGCTATTCTCTTACAGTGCACTTCCATAGAACTTCACAAGTAAATCTTTTACCAACTTTGAGTTGTTCACAAACTCATCTCAATGAGACTTGCTGTGACCACTGTTTTAAAACTGCAGCATGatatcctggttttttttttttttttcccgtaaCCTACAATATAATTCTCTGTTCTGCTCCCTCTGCAAGGAGGGCAAAGATCTTTGTTCACATAAGTATCACAGTGACAAGAGTATGGTATGCACTCCATAAAGTTTTTGAACAAATTTCAAACTGCTCTAGGGTTTGCAGATTAGTATTTTACTGAACAAAGATTTAGTCAATCAGAATATCCCATTTGTAAGGTGTGTTGGATGAAGTTTTACTATATTAAGTAATggacacaggggatccctgggtggcgcagcggtttagcgcctgcctttggcccagggcgcgatcctggagacctgggatcgaatcccacgtcgggctcccggtgcatggagcctgcttctcctctgtgtctctacctctctctctctctgtgactatcataaataaataaaattaaaaaaaaaaaaaaaaagtaatggacaCAGAATTGAGGTGATGCTTAAAATAGGGCTGGCTTTGAGGGGTTTGTGTTCCATAATGATCGCAATAAATGAGCTTCGTGAGttcaattttatagttttttcgGGTATTCACTCTAAAAACACTAATTTCCATCCTAATCGTAGGTAGTAAGAAAAAGTAGTTCACTCTATAATATGCATTTAGGTAGTAGCATGAATTCAATTCAATGCCCAGCAAAAGAAAACGCAAGGGCTACTCCTACTCAGAGATAAATCTGGTCTGTATGAGGCCAGTTCCTCTGTACCTTACCGTGTAAGCATATTACTATATGAGTTTTGTTGAAATTCAGTTTCTAGTCATAATTTTCTCTGGTGCTCATTGGCACCATTTGAAAGCTGGAAGAAATCACATTGTAGATATTGATGGTGTCTTCACATTAATTAGCACAGAATACTGGAAAATCTCTCCCATTTCTGACAGCCTCACTTAAATAGGTAGTAAGaagaaaatgctcaaaatcaTCCATACATTCTTTCCTTAGATTTTACCAACTGttacaaaaaatgaaacatgGTGAGAGCACATGTGACTGGAGGGGGGAatgactatttaaaattttagaatatttaaaaaaaaattttagaataataaaaaaaaaagctatagttGCTGTCAAGTCATGGAGACTTCACAGAATAAAAATGGATTCTCTGCTCCAATCATACCTACCCATTTGGCAGAGGCTCTCTGCCTTTCACACATGGATTCCCAAGTGTCAAAAGCCTCTATTTGTCCAGTTTCTTCCATATGGTAGTGATGTTTGTGTTTGCATATCATAAATTCCTTAATTTCCAAGTTGACAGCTCTTTGTGCACATATGTATTTATGTCTATGGCTTAGTAAGAAATCCTGGCATCTTTTAGATGAGAAGACATTTATCTCAGTAATGCAATTCTGGTAATTGTCTCAAAGTTCTACAGGGCTAGCTAGATGCTTTTTGTTCTGGCATGTagttctttatttccctttttgagCCTagcaacattttataatttgggaGGGATACAGTACATCTaacacttttttgtgtgttttgggacaggaagagggagaagggggcagtTACCCATTAATGTCATCTCAGCCCTCATGTTGTCAGAGGATAAAAATACTCCACCCTGTATGACATATCCTTTACACTCTAGAATTATTTAAGCTATCAAATTTctttacaataaattttaaaacctgcATTAAATTTGTCCTCAAAGCACACACAAGAAAGGCCTACAATTACATAGCTTACTAATATTTGTGAACCAAGATTTTactgaatttggatttttttttccttgtggtcaTATTTGCATTGGTAATTTTGATAAGTTAGTGAATACTCTTAAAGCTATGTCCCGGAATTCTCATGggatttaaaacattaaataatgaatttggTATATCTTTGTTTCATTGTCTTGATGAGTTCTTCTCATGGAAGAAATCCAGATGTCATTCCATTTGGGATTTACTTTTTCCTCATTTGGATTTTA
It contains:
- the AKIRIN2 gene encoding akirin-2, giving the protein MACGATLKRTLDFDPLLSPASPKRRRCAPLSAPTSAAASPSAAAAATAASFSAAAASPQKYLRMEPSPFGDVSSRLTTEQILYNIKQEYKRMQKRRHLETSFQQTDPCCTSEAQPHAFLLSGPASPGTSSATSSPLKKEQPLFTLRQVGMICERLLKEREEKVREEYEEILNTKLAEQYDAFVKFTHDQIMRRYGEQPASYVS